In a single window of the Antedon mediterranea chromosome 1, ecAntMedi1.1, whole genome shotgun sequence genome:
- the LOC140057762 gene encoding collagen alpha-1(X) chain-like, producing the protein MFSLILICLLSFNKWNYGVTASLVRLQNAASTVSPTTSSCGSNVCRRGYDGAQGPQGIPGVQGIQGPRGSPGIEGCRGSPGRPGPQGIPGKNGLVGQKGEIGPIGFHGLKGEKGTCTCEVELAGKRNPASYVETYALPSLHGGRTSAFSAARGTPVLPDSTRNNTAITFNIVYANVGNDFDNNTGTYTCPLNGTYYFSTHVYKNKVMKNPSVRLHKNDEFIMAIDDFAQPNERTSTASSIILTLVKGDRIWLHLNPKVKLHHNKWRRTLFTGFLLAPTPITADP; encoded by the exons atgttttcattGATACTGATATGTCTATTGTCATTTAACAAATGGAATTACGGCGTAACAGCTTCACTTGTACGTCTACAAAATGCCGCGTCTACTGTATCGCCAACAACGTCATCATGTGGCTCAAATGTTTGCCGGCGAGGTTATGACGGTGCACAGGGACCGCAGGGCATACCAGGGGTCCAGGGAATACAAGGACCACGAGGATCACCAG GTATAGAAGGTTGCAGAGGATCACCCGGTCGCCCAGGACCTCAGGGAATACCGGGTAAAAATGGGTTGGTTGGACAAAAAGGTGAAATTGGACCTATTG GTTTTCATGGATTGAAAGGTGAAAAAGGTACATGTACCTGTGAAGTTGAACTAGCAGGCAAAAGAAATCCAGCGTCGTACGTGGAGACATATGCTCTACCATCATTACACGGCGGCCGTACGTCTGCTTTCTCAGCGGCACGCGGTACTCCCGTCTTACCGGATTCAACAAGAAACAACACGGCAATAACTTTCAATATTGTCTACGCTAATGTAGGCAACGACTTCGATAATAATACCGGAACGTATACATGTCCGCTAAATGGAACCTACTACTTCAGTACAcatgtttataaaaataaagtcaTGAAGAATCCGTCAGTGCGCCTACACAAAAACGATGAGTTCATAATGGCGATTGACGATTTTGCGCAGCCGAACGAGCGCACTTCAACAGCAAGCAGTATTATACTGACTCTTGTAAAAGGGGATAGAATATGGCTACATCTGAATCCTAAGGTAAAGTTGCATCATAACAAGTGGAGAAGAACATTATTTACAGGGTTTCTGTTGGCTCCGACACCAATCACCGCAGACCCGTAG